One bacterium genomic region harbors:
- a CDS encoding DUF481 domain-containing protein, with protein sequence MTSIAYSNFFIILIISLLISASSFAQKTDVVILNNGDKITGEVKSLRVGILNYKTDNMETVSIQWDKIKSIQTENFFEVEVTDGRVFFGSISPSDDEGMMIVKGVTLEHNLFMKYVVRINRIKESFWDILDGYIKFGFSFTKASQVGQLSLGGNAKYRTKINYSELTLNSIITTTESDPTSRKQDLSFTYQHNLDYNWFAAGLASIESNTELGVKLRASLGGGIGNNLIQSGNQWLYGLAGLSFNRELKADQSNPTYNLEGLINAQYQFFKYDHPKASLLTYVNILPSFTDLGRFRFNYNAQLSWEMFIDFYWDLTFYLEYDSELQSLTASQYDYSIDTSLKYEF encoded by the coding sequence TTGACATCAATAGCATATTCCAATTTTTTTATCATTTTAATAATATCTCTTTTAATAAGTGCCTCTTCTTTTGCTCAAAAAACAGATGTAGTAATCTTAAATAATGGCGATAAAATAACCGGTGAAGTTAAAAGTTTAAGAGTAGGCATTCTCAATTACAAAACAGATAATATGGAAACTGTAAGCATACAATGGGATAAAATTAAAAGCATTCAAACAGAGAATTTTTTTGAAGTAGAGGTAACTGATGGGAGAGTCTTTTTTGGTTCAATTAGTCCCTCCGACGATGAAGGGATGATGATCGTTAAGGGTGTTACACTGGAGCATAATCTTTTTATGAAATATGTTGTTAGAATTAATAGAATAAAGGAATCTTTCTGGGATATACTCGATGGTTATATCAAATTTGGTTTCAGTTTCACAAAGGCAAGCCAGGTTGGTCAACTCAGCCTTGGCGGTAATGCAAAATACAGAACAAAAATTAATTACTCTGAACTAACTTTAAATTCAATTATTACAACAACAGAAAGTGATCCTACTTCCAGAAAACAGGATTTATCCTTTACCTACCAGCATAATCTTGATTATAATTGGTTCGCAGCTGGACTTGCGTCAATTGAATCCAACACGGAACTTGGAGTCAAACTTAGAGCATCGCTCGGCGGTGGCATTGGAAACAATTTAATCCAGTCGGGTAATCAATGGCTTTATGGTCTGGCAGGACTATCATTTAACCGGGAATTGAAAGCAGATCAGAGTAATCCAACTTATAACCTGGAAGGTCTGATTAATGCACAATACCAGTTTTTCAAATATGATCATCCAAAGGCAAGCTTGCTTACATATGTTAACATCTTACCAAGTTTTACTGACTTAGGCAGGTTCAGGTTTAATTACAATGCCCAGTTAAGCTGGGAAATGTTCATCGATTTTTACTGGGATCTTACTTTTTATCTTGAATACGACAGTGAACTCCAATCTTTAACTGCTTCACAGTATGACTATAGTATTGATACTTCACTCAAATACGAATTTTAG
- a CDS encoding AI-2E family transporter has protein sequence MTGPINKTGKSFQVMVILASFVIIVAGMKAAESIVVPFLLSLFISIIALPPFIWLQEKKIPRGIALVLIILIFLGFIFLIGLLIGTSVTDFSTRLPLYEEKLQSQTQAIITWLIEKGFIESDFEITNAFNPAVIFQIVGDTFNQVSNLFTNGFLILLTVIFIMLEEVSLPIKIKKMSSDPENSLSRIKDVTHNINKYIAIKTFISLGTGLLVYILLIIVGVDYPLLWAVLAFALNFIPNIGSIIALIPPVLLTIIQIGFGKALIVLLGYIVINTIMGNILEPKFMGKGLGLSTLVVFLSLIFWGWILGPIGMLLSVPLTIAIKIALDSSDETRWLAILLGPEKTE, from the coding sequence ATGACTGGGCCAATCAATAAAACAGGAAAAAGTTTTCAGGTAATGGTGATTCTTGCCAGCTTTGTAATCATTGTTGCCGGCATGAAAGCAGCCGAATCAATTGTGGTTCCATTCCTTCTGTCTTTATTTATATCCATTATTGCACTGCCTCCATTTATCTGGCTGCAAGAGAAAAAAATTCCGAGAGGCATTGCTCTCGTTCTGATAATTCTCATCTTTTTAGGTTTCATTTTTTTGATCGGACTGCTAATCGGTACATCTGTAACTGACTTTTCAACAAGATTACCTCTTTATGAAGAAAAACTGCAGAGCCAGACACAGGCAATCATAACCTGGCTGATAGAAAAAGGATTCATCGAGTCCGATTTCGAGATTACAAATGCATTTAATCCGGCTGTAATATTTCAAATTGTGGGAGATACTTTTAACCAGGTGAGTAATCTATTCACAAACGGGTTTCTTATTCTGCTTACAGTGATTTTCATCATGCTCGAAGAAGTTAGCCTTCCAATAAAAATCAAAAAAATGTCCAGCGATCCGGAAAATTCTCTTTCAAGAATCAAGGATGTTACTCATAACATAAATAAATATATCGCTATTAAAACATTTATCAGTTTAGGGACTGGTTTACTCGTCTATATTCTACTGATAATAGTTGGAGTTGATTATCCCCTGCTCTGGGCTGTGCTTGCTTTTGCGCTCAACTTCATTCCTAATATCGGTTCCATAATTGCGTTAATTCCACCTGTGCTTTTGACCATAATCCAGATTGGATTCGGCAAAGCATTGATAGTATTGCTCGGCTATATTGTCATTAATACAATTATGGGGAATATTCTTGAACCAAAATTTATGGGTAAAGGTTTGGGACTTTCCACTCTTGTTGTATTCTTATCTCTTATTTTTTGGGGATGGATTCTTGGGCCGATTGGTATGCTGCTTTCGGTTCCACTCACTATCGCCATAAAAATAGCTCTTGATAGTTCTGATGAAACCCGGTGGCTTGCAATTCTACTTGGTCCTGAAAAGACGGAATAG
- a CDS encoding DUF3943 domain-containing protein produces MVHKSESVNKWGSVNLPNNLNNGDFIPWESEKHFWVGVGEVAILEFIPWALAKWFRTWEDPEDNWANVSSKTWWSNLQNGFEYDGDNFLTNNFSHPYHGALFFNAGRTNGYDFWGSSAFSLTGSAVWEFFGETFRPSFNDWIYTGVGGANLGEILYRLSSMVTDNRATGSERVWSEIWGSLLNPVRGFNRAISGEMGQSFDNPEWSRPKNFLITFDGGSRSMDKDGDEHYTSKEVEGLFTLNIAYGNRFKVKKPFDFFGFEFAIASNKPHLTTMNSTGFLFGWELENNKHRFDVSLDFNFNDLIKEEISENDTTYKGFLFGSTQIFPHLSSVFPIGEKTNIITRVGINGMMMAATPNDYYIDVEGRANDFGPGVGTRLYAAVQNGIWNYVSVMYYGAWLWTQSQPDNSKHHIHFLILEAQYPITKYFSIGFSTGVYWRNSYYDSYEGIINGVEYSREASDVFKTHPVGRIFFRTAILDL; encoded by the coding sequence TTGGTACATAAGTCAGAATCAGTTAACAAATGGGGTTCAGTTAATCTCCCGAACAATTTAAATAACGGAGACTTTATACCATGGGAATCCGAAAAGCATTTTTGGGTTGGAGTCGGTGAAGTAGCTATTCTTGAGTTTATCCCGTGGGCACTCGCTAAGTGGTTCAGAACATGGGAAGATCCCGAAGATAATTGGGCTAATGTTTCTTCAAAAACCTGGTGGAGCAACCTGCAAAACGGATTTGAGTACGATGGAGATAATTTCCTGACAAACAACTTTTCACATCCATATCACGGCGCTTTATTTTTTAATGCCGGAAGAACAAACGGATATGATTTCTGGGGATCATCTGCCTTTTCTCTTACAGGTAGTGCTGTGTGGGAATTCTTTGGTGAAACTTTCCGACCTTCATTCAATGACTGGATATACACGGGCGTTGGAGGTGCTAACCTTGGAGAAATACTTTACAGATTATCATCTATGGTTACAGATAATCGAGCAACTGGTTCAGAAAGAGTCTGGTCAGAGATCTGGGGATCGTTACTCAATCCTGTGAGAGGATTTAACAGAGCAATTTCCGGAGAGATGGGACAAAGTTTTGATAACCCGGAATGGAGCAGACCAAAAAATTTTCTAATTACATTCGATGGTGGCTCAAGATCAATGGATAAAGATGGAGATGAACATTATACTTCTAAAGAGGTCGAAGGACTCTTTACATTGAATATAGCTTACGGAAATCGTTTCAAAGTAAAAAAACCATTTGATTTTTTCGGATTTGAATTTGCAATCGCTTCTAATAAACCTCATTTGACGACAATGAATAGTACAGGATTTTTATTTGGCTGGGAATTGGAAAACAACAAGCACCGCTTTGATGTTAGTCTCGATTTCAATTTTAATGATCTAATAAAAGAAGAAATTTCAGAAAATGATACCACATACAAGGGCTTTTTATTCGGTTCAACTCAGATATTCCCTCACCTGTCTTCTGTTTTTCCCATTGGGGAAAAAACTAATATCATAACGCGTGTAGGAATAAATGGAATGATGATGGCAGCTACTCCAAACGATTACTACATTGACGTTGAAGGCAGAGCAAATGACTTTGGACCGGGTGTTGGAACTAGACTTTATGCTGCTGTTCAAAATGGCATCTGGAATTATGTTAGTGTGATGTACTACGGTGCCTGGCTTTGGACACAATCGCAGCCTGATAATTCCAAACATCACATTCACTTCCTGATACTGGAGGCACAATATCCAATTACAAAATATTTCTCAATCGGATTCAGCACAGGAGTTTACTGGAGAAACAGTTATTATGATTCTTATGAAGGTATTATCAACGGCGTCGAATACAGCAGAGAAGCCAGCGATGTTTTCAAAACTCATCCTGTTGGAAGAATATTTTTCAGAACTGCTATACTTGACTTATAA
- a CDS encoding outer membrane beta-barrel protein, with amino-acid sequence MKKIILTIIILISAAALFSGSAQSDNYLKNRIFVEGLYIRNIGNFGNVWSNASGGYLGYGIAFPDHNYLMMRTGIISNKLNDDMMNEDAYLTMIPIEAGGRYYFVDNMFMPFVQFMTGLNLVFTNGDIVGENEAENLVKFAWQVGLGFTINVIENISVDAGVNYQSNFYDDDAMNTGFEYTIGLGYAFGN; translated from the coding sequence ATGAAAAAAATAATTTTAACAATAATAATTTTAATTTCAGCCGCTGCATTATTTTCCGGTTCGGCACAATCCGATAATTATCTTAAAAACAGAATATTCGTTGAAGGATTGTACATCAGGAATATCGGAAATTTTGGAAATGTCTGGTCAAATGCTTCAGGTGGTTACCTTGGTTATGGAATCGCTTTTCCTGATCATAATTATCTTATGATGCGAACTGGCATCATCAGCAATAAACTTAATGATGATATGATGAATGAAGATGCTTATCTGACAATGATTCCTATCGAAGCAGGTGGAAGATATTATTTTGTTGACAATATGTTTATGCCATTTGTCCAGTTTATGACCGGTTTAAATTTAGTTTTTACGAATGGTGATATTGTTGGAGAGAATGAAGCAGAGAATCTTGTTAAGTTTGCCTGGCAGGTCGGTTTAGGGTTTACGATAAATGTTATAGAAAACATCAGTGTTGATGCAGGTGTAAATTATCAATCTAATTTTTATGACGACGATGCAATGAATACTGGTTTTGAATATACAATTGGATTGGGTTACGCATTTGGCAATTAA
- a CDS encoding DUF4136 domain-containing protein: MDAKGYTVADKADFGIALMFSSKTKTNIQSYGYGYGYGYWGRPGMYGTGGVDVTQYDEGTLVIDIIDMAEQKLVWRGIGSGAMEQSPTVEERTENINNAVNKILAQFPPDKSDK; encoded by the coding sequence TTGGATGCAAAGGGTTATACAGTTGCAGACAAGGCAGATTTCGGAATTGCACTAATGTTTAGCTCAAAAACCAAAACGAATATTCAATCTTATGGATACGGATATGGTTATGGTTACTGGGGCAGACCCGGAATGTATGGTACAGGTGGAGTTGATGTAACTCAGTACGATGAAGGAACATTAGTTATTGACATCATCGATATGGCAGAGCAAAAGTTAGTTTGGCGTGGAATCGGTTCGGGTGCGATGGAACAATCCCCAACTGTTGAGGAAAGGACTGAAAATATTAATAATGCAGTAAATAAAATATTAGCTCAGTTTCCACCAGATAAATCTGACAAGTAA
- a CDS encoding VOC family protein yields MEIFRTYFLIIISLLLIIGCSQDLPIVPPINTTPTGESHPGKFIWRDLMTDDIPSVKNFYAELFGWTYLDIGETDNDYTVVLHNGKPIAGMFRLRDVEQKHRYSQWISYLSVADINQSVNFIKSIGGKIYRDPFELPNRGMVSFVFDSQNAVFAFVKSSSGDPIDQDPIYNQWFWTELWTNDVDKSVKFYTDLIGYNHKTFDTRAENQYIVLEKENRPRAGIIKIPFENVKPHWMPYIAVKDPSAIVKRVEQLGGTVYLGTEGIAGNNAAIIADPSGAVFTVQKWPLEKGEFNEVKE; encoded by the coding sequence ATGGAAATATTTAGAACTTATTTTCTTATTATCATCTCCCTTCTATTAATCATTGGATGCTCGCAGGATTTACCAATTGTCCCGCCAATAAATACAACTCCCACAGGTGAATCACACCCTGGAAAATTTATTTGGCGTGATTTAATGACGGACGACATTCCATCAGTAAAAAATTTCTATGCTGAGTTATTTGGATGGACTTATCTTGACATTGGCGAAACGGATAATGATTATACTGTTGTGCTGCATAACGGTAAACCGATCGCCGGGATGTTCCGTTTAAGAGACGTCGAACAAAAGCACAGATATTCTCAATGGATCAGTTATCTTTCAGTCGCTGATATCAATCAGAGTGTCAACTTTATAAAATCTATTGGTGGTAAGATATACAGAGATCCTTTCGAACTGCCCAACAGAGGCATGGTTTCATTTGTGTTTGATTCTCAGAATGCGGTTTTCGCTTTCGTCAAATCAAGTAGCGGCGATCCAATAGATCAAGATCCAATTTACAATCAATGGTTTTGGACAGAGCTATGGACGAATGATGTTGACAAGTCAGTAAAGTTTTATACAGATTTAATTGGATATAATCATAAGACATTTGACACCCGGGCAGAAAATCAGTACATCGTGCTAGAAAAAGAAAACAGACCACGCGCTGGTATTATCAAAATCCCATTTGAAAATGTTAAACCCCACTGGATGCCGTACATTGCTGTGAAAGATCCTTCTGCAATAGTGAAAAGAGTTGAACAGCTTGGTGGAACAGTATATCTCGGAACAGAAGGAATTGCCGGTAACAATGCTGCTATTATTGCTGATCCTTCCGGAGCTGTTTTCACAGTTCAAAAATGGCCATTGGAAAAAGGAGAATTTAATGAGGTTAAAGAATGA